The following are encoded together in the Vicia villosa cultivar HV-30 ecotype Madison, WI unplaced genomic scaffold, Vvil1.0 ctg.000089F_1_1, whole genome shotgun sequence genome:
- the LOC131623883 gene encoding hypothetical protein At1g04090-like — MLGSTCFCWNSITFDQSFPNHPQIFSLPSPLPQWPQGQGFASGVVNLGEIEVSKVTRFDFIWSSAILDFKKAVIFYKPVGIPNSFHVLGHYCQTSDKPLRGFVLVAKEARTCMTETNEEKLPPLRNPVDFKLVWSSNEPGSLEISSGCGYFWLPEPPEGYTAVGYFVSNKPNKPELDEMCCVRADLTDKCEPYRVIFAVSSRIPECSFQVWSSRPCDRGMLGKGVSVGTFLCNSGLSNGEEHPVACLKNLNPALPSMPNLQQIHGLIEHYGPTLFFHPKEIYLPSSVDWFFNNGALLYQKGESAGEGIDAAGSNLPCGGSNDGQFWIDLPNDGRRDLVKRGDLKSAKLYIHVKPALGGTFTDIAMWIFCPFNGPATLKIGLKSIPLSKIGEHVGDWEHFTLRICNFAGELYSIYFSQHSGGEWVDACDLDYIDGNKAIVYSSKSGHASYPRPGTYIQGSSKLGLGIRNDAVRSNFYVNSSIHYEIFAAEYLGNAVPEPNWLQFMRQWGPKIVYDSKTELDKIINALPHMLRSSMRNLFNKLPLELYGEEGPTGPKEKNNWIQDERW; from the exons ATGCTTGGCTCCACGTGCTTTTGTTGGAATTCAATTACATTCGATCAGTCGTTTCCAAATCACCCTCAAATCTTTTCTCTTCCTTCACCCCTCCCTCAATGGCCTCAAG GACAAGGTTTTGCATCAGGAGTTGTGAATCTTGGTGAAATTGAAGTTTCCAAGGTTACACGGTTTGATTTCATTTGGAGCAGTGCTATACTAGACTTTAAAAAAGCTGTTATATTCTACAAGCCTGTCGGAATACCTAACAGTTTCCATGTCCTTGGTCACTATTGTCAAACCAGTGACAAGCCTTTAAGGGGTTTTGTACTTGTCGCGAAGGAAGCACGAACTTGCATGACCGAAACTAATGAGGAAAAGTTACCTCCTTTGAGGAATCCTGTTGATTTTAAGTTGGTTTGGAGTTCGAATGAGCCTGGCAGTCTTGAAATTTCGAGTGGATGTGGTTATTTTTGGCTACCTGAACCTCCCGAAGGTTACACGGCTGTTGGATACTTTGTTTCAAACAAACCTAACAAGCCTGAGTTGGATGAAATGTGTTGTGTTCGTGCTGATCTAACTGATAAATGTGAACCTTATCGTGTGATATTTGCTGTTAGTTCTAGAATTCCAGAGTGTTCATTCCAGGTATGGAGTTCAAGACCCTGTGACCGTGGCATGCTAGGGAAAGGTGTTTCTGTTGGGACTTTTCTCTGCAATAGTGGTTTGAGTAATGGAGAAGAGCACCCTGTTGCATGCTTGAAGAACCTGAATCCTGCGCTACCATCAATGCCTAATTTGCAACAAATTCACGGGCTTATTGAGCATTATGGGCCTACTCTTTTCTTTCATCCCAAGGAAATTTACTTGCCTTCTTCTGTTGATTGGTTTTTCAACAACGGAGCCCTTTTGTACCAAAAGGGTGAGTCTGCAGGAGAGGGAATTGATGCAGCCGGCTCAAATTTACCGTGTGGAGGATCAAATGATGGCCAATTTTGGATAGACTTGCCCAATGATGGTCGGAGGGATCTCGTCAAACGCGGGGACTTAAAAAGTGCAAAGCTTTATATTCATGTGAAACCAGCTCTTGGTGGGACTTTTACAGACATTGCAATGTGGATATTTTGTCCCTTCAATGGGCCAGCCACTTTGAAAATTGGACTTAAGAGTATACCTTTGAGCAAGATTGGAGAGCATGTTGGGGATTGGGAGCATTTCACGCTTCGTATATGCAACTTCGCCGGAGAGCTCTATAGTATATACTTCTCGCAGCATAGTGGCGGCGAATGGGTGGACGCGTGTGACTTGGATTATATTGATGGCAATAAAGCTATTGTTTACTCGTCAAAAAGTGGACATGCAAGTTACCCTCGTCCTGGAACATATATCCAAGGGTCTTCAAAACTAGGGCTTGGCATTAGGAACGACGCTGTTCGTAGTAACTTTTATGTGAATTCGAGTATCCATTATGAGATTTTTGCGGCTGAATATCTTGGAAATGCTGTCCCTGAGCCTAATTGGTTGCAGTTTATGAGACAGTGGGGTCCCAAAATTGTTTATGATTCAAAAACTGAATTAGATAAGATTATCAACGCACTTCCTCACATGCTTCGGTCTTCAATGAGAAACTTGTTTAACAAGCTTCCGTTGGAGCTGTATGGTGAGGAAGGTCCTACTGGGCCTAAAGAGAAAAATAACTGGATACAAGATGAGAGATGGTGA